Genomic DNA from Salvia miltiorrhiza cultivar Shanhuang (shh) chromosome 1, IMPLAD_Smil_shh, whole genome shotgun sequence:
aaatgggacaacccaaaatagaaattagGTTGTTTGAAGTGGAACAGAGTAATTCATTGTGTAATTTaattgggttaatagccaaaaaatacacgaactatcatcAAATTtacaaattgcacatgaccttcaaaaatagctttagaatacaccaccttttgatttcattgcaaattgcacacgacGAAAATTCCAATTAAGATTAACTTTGACCGGCCATGACGTGGCATGACACATGGCAttttttacacgctggcaagACACgtattcaaaacgacgtcgttttgaatagAAATTAAAAGTTGTCTTCTCTTTTGATATTTTAAAGAATttcctttaaaataaaaaataaaaaaaaattgaagaacacCCCTCCGCTCCAACACCGAGTCCACCGACCTCCCAAAGCCAGCCCCTCTCCGACGCCCACGATCCAGCCCACCACGCCTCATCCTCGGCAGTGCCAAAGAAGCGGTAACTATAAGTTAGTATCGAGGTTCCGAGAAGAGGAGCATCAAGAAGAGGAGAAGCAAGCTTCATCAGTTAACTTACGCCGCTGCCGCTTCCTCCACCGCCAGGAGCGCCGTGGCTGCAGCTCTCGCAAGTCTCTGTAGCTGTAGTACCAGTGGCGGCGATGGTTGGGAATAAATCTCTCTAAATCGTGAGTCTCGGCCTTCTAGATCCCCAAATCACGGCCCTCGCGAGTCTCTCCACCGCCAacaccctagatccccaaatcgcGGCCTCCTGCCCGTCGATTCCCGGCGACCGCGCAGCCGGAAGGCTGCCGCCGCCGAGCCCAGCCGAAAGCCCCCCTTGTCTCCAATACTAATTCCCCTTCTCTCTCGTCTGCATCTTCAATTCCAGAGTTTGTGGATACGCAACAATTTCAAAACCTCTCACTAAAATCCCAAGTCGGAAATGAGGGAAGCGGAGAGGCTCGGTATCCGGTAGTTGCCCCTCTCTATTTGCCGATGATTTCCCCAATTTCATCAAAGTGAATAGAATCACCTTTAATGTTTATACCACACCTGCTCtacaccaccaccgccaccaccgTTTCCCCTCATTTTCAGGAGGAAGCCGGCGGCCGAGATTTGGAGAAGCGACGCCTCATCTGGATTTGGGCGGTTCGCCGGCCCAGGAGAAAGGCGGCAGGCGAGATTTGGAGAAGAAGGGGTGAGCGGCGGAGGGGAAGGGTTGACAACATCGttatttcctttttaattttttttattgaaaaaagcttcacaaaacgacgtcattttgtaTGATCGCCGGCGTGTCCACGTCTGCAAATTCCGGGAGACACGTCATCTAAAATTTAAGggatggtcaacgcatgtgcaatttgcaatgaaatcaaaaggtggtgtattctgaaactatttttgaaggtcatgtgcaatttacaaatttggtgatagttcgtgtaatttttggctattaacccaattTAATTTAGAAACACACGAGTGTCAATGTTATTCGTACTAATTTGTACATTAAATGAAAAGGAATGCAAACTAAATATGGTAAAAGtgcatattttctttttgggtgaTTCCAACAGCTGCCATCCGTGCATTGCTTTGAGGTTTTTTCCTTTTAAGTTAACTTCTTTCTCTGCGAGAACTTGTACCATTTTTTATGATATCATTTTGTCCTTCGCCAaccacattaaaaaaaattaaagatattatTAGGAGAATTAGTGCATCAAATTGCCGTCCCAGCATAGTTAAAGATAATATAGATTCAATTTGTGCTTGAAAGAGAATTTTTTAGACCTACTTGCAAGTTAATAGTTCGTTTTATTGCGttgaaattattataaattccTAAATAACTCTGTCAACGAGTAAATTGGTACGACAAATTTTCAATGACATCACATTTCCATACCGCTAGCAGCAAGTAATTTAGAGAAACAAACAGCAATTGCCATAGCCATCCAGCCTCCCACCAGCACCCTAACACAAGAAGAGCCCACCTGACTGCGGCTTAGCGCCGTCCCAAGGCAGCCAGTCGCCAGCAAGCCCACAGTGGTGGCACCCACCATGACCACAGCTAGCCTAACACTATATTCAGTTATATAAGCAGCCACAAGAATTGGGGCGAAAGCGCCCACTGAAAAGGCGAAGCATGATTGGAGAGCAGGTTGAAAGGGATTGGCTGAACCATCTCTCTTCATCTGAGCTATCACTACTTCCAAC
This window encodes:
- the LOC131018566 gene encoding vacuolar iron transporter homolog 4-like — encoded protein: MMAFPNHMEITIPRENAEQNHGNIRVVPEVEAFDLSLRAQWLQAAVLGANDGFVSVASLMMGVGVVKDEVRVVILTFLAGIFASACSMAIGELVYASSQLEVVIAQMKRDGSANPFQPALQSCFAFSVGAFAPILVAAYITEYSVRLAVVMVGATTVGLLATGCLGTALSRSQVGSSCVRVLVGGWMAMAIAVCFSKLLAASGMEM